The Cyclopterus lumpus isolate fCycLum1 chromosome 3, fCycLum1.pri, whole genome shotgun sequence genome includes the window TCTGTGCATATGTCAAATGTGTATCCCATTTCAGGCTTTTCTAGTTTATCCCATTAACATTGTCGGTTTTGATCTCTAAGATCATAAATATGTAGATAGACTGCTCATACAACATAACTGAAAGATAAGTGAATCTCATAATTGTACTTATTATTGCTCACTTTGAACTGATGTTACAAACAATAAGAGTAAAACAATGGGGATCTTTGGTCaatttagcatttaaaaaatgtagaaATGCAGCTAAAAAATGCTTTGCCAAAATTGATGTACAGTTAATTTTCTGAGGATCTTCCAGAACATATTCCTCCAGGAAGTGTTGAACTGAGGTTTCCTGCTGCTTTCATAATTCCATGTTCAGAAAGCGCTGCATGGCAGTCAGTCATTCATTGAAACGAGCGGTTCATCAACCTTTGTCCAGAGCGCTGCAGCAGGATGTGTTTGCAAAGGGGAAAGCTGAATGAAAagagccagcagcagcaacaacaaccttGGCCTCTGACTCGCTCTCTGTGGTCAAAGTAAACAGCATCAAAGAACGTGctgcaacattttttaaagaggCCTTTtatcaaaaaacacaattcatgcAAATCCTAATGGAAACTGCCATTATAATTcttattataaatatttctgTGTGAGCAACTTTCTAATACGTATGGATAACTAGTGAATACAAGTTCCTCACTAGTtccatattaatattataatataacaaacaatagagtaaagaaaactgaaaatctGCCATTGCAGGATTGACCAAATAGAgggaaataaatcatttaaaaaacaagtaaCAAGTAAAAGTTCAAGATTATGGCCAAATTAACTACTGGGGAGCCCTGCTGCAAAAATGAGATGGGACCCTAATAACCCCTCATTTCTCAGCATTCGTAGCTATACctacattaatataatatcatGATATAATGTGCTGTCATACACATTTCTTGACAAAGCCACGTTGATTGATTTGTCCCAAACGTACTTGAGCCACTTTGTCTAAACCTCACTAAGATGgacgtttattttgaagagaTTATTATGATAAAGAGCAGAAATGCACAGGTTTTACTGGCTTTTGtaagaaaacacaagaaaaatcAACTAACTAAGTAACTTTTCttaagatgttgttgttgtatgaGGATTTGATGCATTTCTCCCTTTAGTTTTTGGTTTAGTTAATAAAACATCATAAattggttatttaaaaaaaaggtctcaaAACAGTCATCACCAGCATATTATTTCACAAATTGTCTGActaggaaacaaaaagaaaacaaacaggagcAAGGAGTCTGCAGCTAGGAGAAGAGAACATTAGGGAAAACACATTGACTGCTGCAGATAAGAAGATACATGGAAAGtcatagaaaaaataaataaatacattctcatAGCTAAAATGATTCCAAAACAAAGCCTCCGGGGTTGCAGGCTCATTCCCTCACAGCCAAGTGAAATTTCAAATAGAAGTGTAgaacatgaatatatatgtggACATGTCCCATCACTTCCAGCACACCTACAGCAGAGACGACTGCACGTTCAGAGAGCAGATCTTGCCAGACGGCTACAACATCTACGTCTCTGACAGACACGGAGCTCTGCTCAGTCTGGGAAACCACAGGCAGAGGCTGCAGGGTCGAGACCGGGGCGTACCGGCTCTGGCCCAGTTCCTCCCGAGGGTCAGCACCCTGGATCCGGCCTCGCCCCCTGGAATGGACGTACCTGGCCAGCAGCAGAGCACAGCACAAACAGAAGAACCTGTGGACTCGATGGACTCGTTTGGAAAGCTCTCTCAGATCATCCACAGTCCCAGCTTCCACAAGAGATGAGACAGTTGCTCCGAGACACCAGTAAACGGATGTATCATGAGGTGACCTGAAAACTGCATGTTGGAGAACCAGGAACCTCCTGCATGTTCAGCCAGCCTGCAGCCGAAAAGGTTGCCGCGACGTCCTGCCAGCACTGTCCAGTCTGACATGACTGGACACAACGCAGGTGCCGTGTCCTACAGAGTGGAGAACGACACCTGTACTGAGGGTAATGTTCTATTCTGTCACTTTCAGGAACAAGCTTTACATTTACTGAACAAACACCCACAGTGTTCTCGTTCTTCCTCCCCAACACATGGAGGGATGTGTTGGATTAAAGACAGACATGGTCACATGATCGCTGACCAGAGACGAACTCCGA containing:
- the fgf19 gene encoding fibroblast growth factor 19; translation: MLLLVVTLSIANMFLAVGVVCMPLSDQGPHLAHSWGQLVRLTHLYSARPGLHLLISEDGHIHGSAHQTPYSLLEISPVDPGCVVIRGVATARFLCIEGDGRLYSSHTYSRDDCTFREQILPDGYNIYVSDRHGALLSLGNHRQRLQGRDRGVPALAQFLPRVSTLDPASPPGMDVPGQQQSTAQTEEPVDSMDSFGKLSQIIHSPSFHKR